In Ostrea edulis chromosome 10, xbOstEdul1.1, whole genome shotgun sequence, one genomic interval encodes:
- the LOC125667533 gene encoding tripartite motif-containing protein 2-like, giving the protein MAASEEHPMAQHFVMCQLCEENVQFHCKPCKISLCESCVGVHLQTKTPETHRFVHFHKFREQKSLKAEPEVVAAIVCPYTSMLDIVRQGDSHFYVCSSISRHIHQHDFRQNVAVDSRLASGWPRRLANFGESIIFTERYNNTVNIFTEKSKTKVLFSTGDWNPHGIASTSAGNIVVGLCKVNVGKLAVFNEKGHVLQEVETDKGKPLYLDPYYVTENTNGDLCAADLVLEAVIVVNSTGVFRFSYTGNPSVGTHFEPHGIAADSQSNLVIADWATRKLHVINENGHFLRCLDFFPNAYSLEIPTGVCIDSDDLLFVCGYDNEKVKVMRYLH; this is encoded by the coding sequence ATGGCAGCGAGTGAAGAACATCCCATGGCTCAGCATTTCGTCATGTGTCAGCTGTGCGAAGAAAACGTCCAGTTTCACTGTAAACCGTGTAAAATTAGTCTATGTGAAAGCTGTGTCGGGGTACATCTACAAACAAAGACACCAGAAACACATCGATTTGTCCATTTTCACAAATTTCGGGAACAAAAGTCACTAAAAGCCGAACCGGAAGTAGTGGCTGCTATTGTGTGTCCGTATACAAGTATGTTGGATATTGTTCGACAGGGAGACAGTCATTTCTATGTGTGCAGTTCAATCAGTCGACACATTCATCAACACGATTTCAGGCAAAATGTTGCTGTCGACAGCAGACTTGCGTCAGGGTGGCCGCGACGCTTGGCGAATTTTGGAGAGTCCATTATCTTCACGGAAAGATATAACAATACCGTGAACATTTTCACAGAAAAATCCAAAACTAAAGTTTTGTTTAGTACAGGTGATTGGAATCCTCACGGGATCGCAAGCACCAGCGCTGGGAACATTGTCGTAGGCTTATGCAAAGTAAATGTCGGAAAACTTGCTGTTTTTAACGAGAAAGGTCACGTATTGCAGGAAGTCGAGACGGATAAGGGTAAACCCTTGTATTTAGATCCTTATTACGTCACAGAAAACACCAACGGAGACTTATGTGCAGCGGATTTGGTacttgaagcggtgattgtcgTAAATAGTACCGGAGTATTCCGATTTTCCTATACCGGAAATCCGTCAGTCGGTACTCACTTTGAACCTCATGGCATTGCCGCTGACAGCCAATCAAATCTGGTCATTGCTGATTGGGCTACGCGAAAGTTACATGTTATCAACGAAAATGGTCATTTTCTGCGTTGTCTTGACTTTTTTCCTAATGCGTATTCATTGGAGATCCCCACAGGCGTGTGTATTGATAGCGACGACCTATTGTTTGTCTGTGGATACGACAatgaaaaggtcaaggtcatgcgATACCTtcattag